From Girardinichthys multiradiatus isolate DD_20200921_A chromosome 19, DD_fGirMul_XY1, whole genome shotgun sequence:
tcatttgaatTAATACACCATAGAAATACATGTGTTTCATATTCTGTCAGGACATCaaagcaaaatgtatttttcaacaAAGATAAATTCAATGTGTTTTGAATAGAAGAACAAAATGTTGGacctgttggaattatgattattgattaattaatatttatcaataataattattaaaaatcataatttgactaaattaatttcttaaccaaaatcctcatttatgaattgaaaccagagatgtttctggtgttgtaattgtggctcaacgcctttgataattacaaccgttaaatactccgtaataattaataactattaccagagatgtcgctgtttaatcgaccgtttctgccgaaacgtgtggaacttttaaccttatcttgactgaagAATCACTCTTgcccaaaataaacacagaacgccttctgttaccatctatgtgaatatttattaaatcacagcctgatacaatccgctcttctgatttaataatcttcaccaactcaaacatgcaaagttctacacaaaaggggtaaaatatctaactaaacaacaataaagcaaaacagcagtgggtgtgtatggaatcaaaccaccagttatggcaaaaatgataatatgacaaagggatgtggtggtgagtggaggagggtcgcagctccaactgtaactcagttatactcagtcataaaacatcccccaacgcTGGGCGGGGTGAGCAGACAAAgtgttataaaacttttgatggcaagctagcaagcagtaaggttgaagacaaagaaaatggtgaatttcaccatgaggttattttaacagtccagtctcacagcacacctgcgcttgctctcaggtgttggaaaagcggtcaatcttcgtcctctggcctccttggcaaaagggaaaatatgatctgaccatcaaagtcgactagaACAAAACACGGTGGcgattcgtctccttgaaactccgtgtttttttagttacgtgttaagctcacgtcttcgatcagcAAAATGAAATTTCTGGctttcttattccagaaacctcttttatgaattgttcgttggccaacgagagagaataaataaaatccactcaggactcttctccaggtgatgcttcagatgttggtaaccgtgtcacggtctccagctggaAAAGCAAATGgtcaaaatgggcgccttcctatatagcgtcctgtgacgtcagactggggcgTCCCGTCGAATCAGTCgcaatgtcctggatacaaaatggccgaaaacgccaggaggcctggtggcgtccagcatcgtgcaaatggtccaatattcagcaaacaagtggtccaacagaccATACTcaagaaaaatctgatttggaACAGCAGTTTGTTGGGAGATGAAAGCAGACCTTTAACATCTCCACCAAACTGGAGAACATGCAGTTGGGGCCTCCAGTCTTGCTGAACAATGAAGATACAGTCTGCAGTATACAGAGTCCATGATATACATCAGTTCCAAGATAACTGTTTTTGTTGTCTATAAAAATACTCTTAAGTTATCTGCTTCTAATACGCTAAACTGCTAAAACTCCTTATTGCATCCAGAGGCTGAACTGCTCCACCATAGTACCTGCAACAGAACCTGTCTCTGATTGGACAATATAACTACTAAACTATAAGTAACATATACAGTTGTACCCATCAGCTGGAGACAAAACCCCAAGCCAAGAAAAAGAGATTCCTGGACCAGTTAACCGTAATAATTGCCCTGATATTTTAACCTGCATATTGTTCAGGGTTTCTGGGTCTCAGGTACTGGACTTTGTCTTGCAGTCCTGAGAAGCAGAAGTTACTCTCAAAGGAAACccttaatgtttctgtttttcttgatCACATGATCAACCATTAATTCAGTCTTCCTGATTGTCACCAATCTTCATGCTACAGCACTGTAGTTTTTTGTTGTTCCCTAGTCTTCTCCCTCTTATTTAAACTCAGCTGGCTCTCTGCTATTGTCGGATCCACCCTACAGTACTGGGATCTGGGAGGTGCAATGGTAGTGAGTTCATGTTGGTCAGTGACCACAAGcctctggttttcattttgGATGTTTATCACTTTGAAGATGCGCTTGCCAATAAGATAAATCATCTCAAGGATGCACATTAAGATGCAGATTGCACTGGACACAACCATGAAGAGCATgaagattttcttttctgttggaCGACTGATGAAGCAGTCAACGGTGTTGGGACAAGGTTCCAGGGAACACTTGGAAAGTCTAGAGAGAAAAAGTAGATCGAAGTTAATCAACTGAAGAACAGCATTGACGTCATTTGAGAATAAATAAAGTCCAAGGCTTACTTGGGGAGATCATATCCATGGTAGATCCGATACAGAATATAGAGAAATGATGTgtcaaatccagctttaaagaCCAAGCTTATTAGATATGTCCACCACAGACCACCTCTCTTCTTGCCGGGGTTAGCGTAAAGGTGGGAGCCATGGTTCACCTCAACATACTTCCTATCCTTCCCCTCACGGTATTTGACATGAGCCATCACCATAAGAGACGGACAGGTGACAAAGATCAGCTGCAGCGCCCACAGACGAATGTGGGAGATGGGGAAGATGTGGTCATAGCAGACGTTGGTACAGCCAGGCTGCaaacaaagtcaaacatgttaCTTTCTGGACCcaccaaaagaagaaaaactgtcTCTAAAAGGAAAAGGTCATGAAAACAGGAATAGTCGATTATCGCAAGACAAGTTTAACTCTGATCTGAACTGATTTCACAAGTAAACCAACATAAAGAGAAACCACAGTACTCTCTGAGATCcaaaaaataaactacattaaTACAATTTGCTTCCATTGAGGGAAATAATGAATCTTTTAATGTTGAAACAGATACCATGTTCATGAATGCACAGGGAAGATGATAGCTGCATAGGGTAGTTAGCCAAAATGGTACACAGAAGCTGCCACAAAGTGCTTGTGGAAATTAAaaccaaattaataaaaaaatactgtttgATCTGTGTATTGATGGACTCTCTCACTCTCTGCTTGTTACCTTCATGctattgtggaaatataaatgccttatcattagtagctaaagctaagatatatttgggatttgctgcttatagattgattattattaggagtttttagttttgGCATTGTTGATAGGCCTAaattcttggtgtcagatgtctgagtaagtgaaatgttctgctaaattttaaatgtgtaaacCAGTGTGTTAAGATAATATAAAAGAGGTCAAGTAAAGTAAAGTGAGAAAATAAGGTTTGAGGCCTGTAGTTTGAAGATTCTACAAAttctgtttcctgagtttggcaactccacatgttttctgacgaGAATTCATGATTTCGCTGGGTTGAAGTCCCGGAGGATGGGGACCTCCGAagtgtaaacagttttcttgaGGTTTGAAAGAAGGTTGTTcattgtattctggagtcagaaagctaagaccgggcaaaaacacaaaggtttgaatgctgtgttttattcgagttctgtctcaataaaaccagattacagatgtggtaaTTCCTAAAACACATAGTCTGAAGTCCCATGAAGTTATAAGTTACTGTGAACAGTTTGTATGAATCTGTAAGACCAGTAACAGTGAGAGCAtgactgtgagttataaatgacatttgtaacaagaccagcatgagaaaactatgagctgaaataggataattcagcaagaACAGTCAGAAACTGGAGCGCATTTAGTGCACTCCAATAATAGATAAAGTGcacaaacataaagacacataaaataaatgagctgTCCTCGGAAGAATAATCTGTGAGATAGACTTGTTAGGAGGAGTATGTGAAAAATACGGTGTGACTGGAGAGAGGCGCAGCGGTTCGCCAGACTCTCATTGCAGGTGAATGAATGTAGCATTCCTGTATGGAAACCTAACtggtgtcaacaatgacaggGTGCTGATTGCTGTTTGGATTGTAGGTGGGGAAactgaggtgtcttgagacGTGTTTATGTCACTCTCAAAATGGTCCAGATACCAGGGACACAGCGTGTCATATTTTCTGGACGGCCTCAGTTGACCAGTGAATTAACAGAGTGGAGTGAAgaaaggtgtgaatacttttttgagtgataatacttttcagagtgccaatacttttcagagtgctaatactttttgagtgctaatacttttcagagtgccaatacttttcagagtgctaatactttttgagtgctaatacttgtttgggtgtgaaaacttttgaaagtgtgaatacttttgtaaggtgtGAAAACTATTTAGGGTTCTAATTGTTATACTGCCAACAATACcaagataaaatgcaaaagattcattttacagggaaataatttcatatttggctcagattgtttgcattcttgatttttcctctttgagagaagttaaatttcagctctgtgaaacgaccttgacaaagagatgcagctgcctgaaaacaaagatacaggtccttctcaaaatattagcatattgtgataaagttcattattttccataatgtcatgatgaaaatttaacattcatatattttagattcattgcacactaactgaaatatttcaggtcttttattgtcttaatacggatgattttggcatacagctcatgaaaacccaaaattcctatctcacaaaattagcatatttcatccgaccaataaaagaaaagtgtttttaatacaaaaaacgtcaaccttcaaataatcatgtacagttatgcactcaatacttggtcgggaatccttttgcagaaatgactgcttcaatgcggcgtggcatggaggcaatcagcctgtggcactgctgaggtcttatggaggcccaggatgcttcgatagcggcctttagctcatccagagtgttgggtcttgagtctctcaacgttctcttcacaatatcccacagattctctatggggttcaggtcaggagagttggcaggccaattgagcacagtgataccatggtcagtaaaccatttaccagtggttttggcactgtgagcaggtgccaggtcgtgctgaaaaatgaaatcttcatctccataaagcttttcagcagatggaagcatgaagtgctccaaaatctcctgatagctagctgtattgaccctgcccttgataaaacacagtggaccaacaccagcagctgacacgacaccccagaccatcactgactgtgggtacttgacactggacttctggcattttggcatttccttctccccagtcttcctccagactctggcaccttgatttctgaatgacatgcagaatttgctttcacccgaaaaaagtactttggaccactgagcaacagtccagtgctgcttctctgtagcccaggtcaggcgcttctaccgctgtttctggttcaaaagtggctggacctggggaatgcggcacctgtagaccatttcctgcacacgcctgtgtacggtggctctggatgtttctactccagattcagtccactgcttctgcaggtcccccaaggtctggaatcggcccttctccacaatcttcttcagggtccggtcacctcttctcgttgtgcagcgttttctgccacactttttccttaccacagacttcccactgaggtgccttgatacagcactctgggaacagcctattcgttcagaaatttatttctgtgtcttaccctcttgcttgagggtgtcaatagtggccttctggacagcagtcaggtcggcagtcttacccatgattggggttttgagtgatgaaccaggctgggagttttaaaggcctcaggaatcttttgcaggtgtttagagttaactcgttgattcagatgattaggttcatagctcgtttagagacccttttaatgatatgctaattttgtgagataggaattttgggttttcatgagctgtatgccaaaatcatccgtattaagacaataaaagacctgaaatatttcagttagtgtgcaatgaatctaaaatatatgaatgttaaattttcatcatgacattatggaaaataattaactttatcacaatatgctaatattttgagaaggacctgtaaaacttctacacaaaaggcagaagcctgtctctgctgagagatggggattgtaactctaccctgcatgtgtcaaactcaaggtccgcgggccaaaactggaccccagaagtttagtgattctctagaagtagagccttttaatatggtgattgtgtgcttgaatgttattttgtcaatcaataagcagttttgtctacattctgccacaatctgccttttgaaaatgttttgaatctcgctctttatgtctaaaataaaaagataaattggctaaagtctgcagacacaaaatgaacctggattgaagctctaactatgtttatttaatctgagatcttctccaaatgcaacagtatatgtccgtctacatgagatactaacaacttcacctactggtataatataaagatctgattgaatatgtgaaacaaacaatgatgaaagtttttcaacaggtgatgctcatccaggaggaagacagtgttcctaggaaatgcagctcattcattaacaatcattttttctcctataggtggatgttttgctgactaatcataggctggatctatgaaacattatgagcacagaccaaatgaccaaggttctgactgacttatgaacctcactgacctgacaatgataacatgacacccaacagacaacacctttaaggtggacccactaagaccaccgtattgattcttggtgaataaaaaaaaagaattgaagcgttcaaaacagaccttgtggaaacaaaaggggttatgaggaaacaatgtgcattttaagaataatagaagtcaaattatgttcaaatgtttgcaaataaaatgactctgacagagaaataagtaagtagtgtgtgaatgtgtgtgaatgggaatgactgatttcaatgtaatgcatctttgagggactttaaaagcgctaataaaggtctgatgttctgatgatctttgccaaatttatatcttaataaggtttccagaatcttttctgaaaaatcatataaagatagcaaaggttctacctgtattgaaaatactgattaccataagaaagttcatagatctgtcttcaatttttcataattcttttacaaacaggttatttaaactttcatgtggccaaatgtctgtgtttgactttctgtttttgtgaaataaatgtctgtttcatgttatgtaaaaattagagtcctcaacataccataataatattaggtcagttctctatggtaaaacaaaaagattttaacagatgtttagactttttccagtcaggttcaaaatgattgaattagactcaaacttaacataagatgaaatgaaccttaacagaattactggactggactgacatagagaaaactttagttaattgaaacaaactttagttacttgaactaaatacaaagctgactgaaactggatgttgtatctataaaactgggtaagataaactaagattataagatataatatgcccttcattttttgtgttcatcagtgagtgagtttttatttttaataagaactaaaccaagcattatttataataatagcaactaccaaaaatagtgatctcatttttaaatgtaataaggacagcggctacagtgacacattgggaagacccacgtgtcaaggggggaatatgtcacatctggtaaagcattaatgctacactataaatgcaaagaagttttgcagatcatgcataatttgttgcaaacacgggggaagaaatattgcctagttgtaatagatgaacctagtgacacatttcttccccacatatggtatcccacagattataaggtcagataatggaactcattttgtaaataaattaatagaactaagttctaatgcattagggtttcagttaaaaattaaggaaaacaatggaagaaacagggaggccatggcccgaatgcctatccctggttaattatggatgagaataactccaaatcaaactggtcttactccatttgccacctactgtacatcattgtatggctccacccactatattctgagtctgagatcacgtgacaccaagtcgctgatgtaacttcgtattctcaaagaaatagtacatggcagaccgttttctctgccctctgacatgaatgaaatagagaaagcacaacaggaatgggacagctgtttaaaaagccatattaaaaggagttcctgttgacatgtgtcaaaagatgaaaaataatcctgatttgcagggaacagacttcacaaagtgggaaaaacatttaattcaccttttacatacagctcaggaggcagagaaaaagaaaagaggagaaagagcagctACAGAATCCGCTCcttaaattacagctgcaagaggccaaagacaaattaaataagagaaaaatgatttaactgaaaatgtaatgttagctgcagctcaacctgttcctccagcagcacacacccctatgtttatgactgatcagtggcaagAAGGGGGTTactccctcctccaccctatttattttaataattacaggtacagtgtCCCCGGTCGTGGAGGCGGATGGTATGTTGGTGGTCGGCTGGTCGTGGTGGATGGtgtggagcacccagaggaaggggtggagccAGCGGAGCACTGGGAGATGTTTGCTACAACTGTGCAGCGTGGGCACAGCAGATCCCAcgttgcctgcaaaggtgggagagaactgGCTGAATttttagtggacactggagctacttattccaccataacacagcaacctcctaaaccactgctctctaccaagactgtttctgtgatgggcttctcaggggctgcataaattcttcctgttcagattgggactcagagaataactcacccttttgtgtgttcacccagcacacctgttcatttgctgggcagagacttattagtgaagctgggagcatcagtgttgagtggtactgatgggttaacggtaacttttccagatggttcctctttggcatgtggacaaatcagcatggacaatattttttacagccagttgcagaGGAATATGCTGACATATACTGGGGACTGCAGAAAGCACCTTcttctccaagcagcatcttctcagtgtatcagctgtggaaaccctggattcgaAGTCTCTGCCCCTGcacctctccgcctgacccgccccatgtcactctgttctacgaccgttgtcacactgaatggtaccaggatttgtttaatgaaacagtagaaggtaggacatggtttatttcatccaaaaatatttatgtggctcctgagggtgtggctgcaacagttgatttaacacctgaccaagcagaacggtatttactgtcagatgaagctgttcctcatgtttctctttctttgcatcctgattatcaagctaaggaattgggaggagtggtaaagcactctctggcagctggagactggcaggacacctcagtcacTAACTTAAGGTATTCTAAGAGCACagacacatactgtataaatGTACAGCTACTGATGAAGTTCTGTTGCAGCGTGAGATGCTCATACATCAtcctggaagagaaaaaaaaatagattatcctaaagctgcagctcttttgCAGAGCCTATCTTATCAGTTATGGGCTGaagggcccacagatgtaggatTAACCCCCTGCGCCCCAGTTTCTTTTCAGGTTGCATCTCCCTCGCTTATTTGGGTTCCACAGTATCCGCCCAGAAAATAAGCTCAGGAAGGCATCAGagacatctgcataaacatggattcaaggtcagtaaaaataaactaaaaatagcAAGGAAGCAAGTTTCCTTCCTGGGCGGAGTTATTACCGCAGGAAACACGAGCATGTCAGGTTCACATAAGCAACGTATTTTAACACACCCTAAACCTCTTAGGTTGAAAGACATGCTGTCATTTTTGGGCCTTACAGGCTACAGCAGGAACTACATCCCAGGTAACACCGATCTCACACAGCCCCTCAGAGACCTACTCAGAGAACAGGGCATGTGAAATCTCAACAATGTCCTTAATTGGACACAGGAAGTGGAGGAAGCCTTTATTGTGTTAAAACAGCTTCGCTCCAACGCAGCAGAACTTACGCTCCCAGACTACACcacaccattttatttggatgtttctgtaacaaaactggCAGTAAATGGAGTTTTGTTTCAAGGAAAAGGGGGAGAGAGGAGAGTGCTGATGTACATTTCAGTAATGATGGATAACATGGAAAAACACCACCCATaatacacacaacatgcagcagggttgacaaaattaattcaaaaaacagctcacttagtgatgggacaccctctgaatgttttaacagTGTGGTGGCATATGTGAACTCTCAAAGTTTCACCATGACAGCTCTGAGACAACACAGGCTCAGCAAAATCTTGGAGGCACCAACATAACCTTCACTCATGAGGGAATCAACATGGCGAATGGAATAACAGGAGGAACCACATCAATGTGAAGAGCTGGTTAGCAGGCCAGAAAGAATAAGACCAGATTTAGAAGCCAGTCCCCTTGAGGGACCTCAGGTGagacagatgttcacagatggtTGTTGTTTTAGGCATGATGctgaaggacttaaggcagcataccggtggtggaagacacagggacagattttatCACAGTACAGGGAGAGGAACTGACAGacgcacaatcagcgcagaaAGCAGAAGTTAtggcagtaatagctgctctggaaATAGGAGCAGGACAAAAGGTTAATATCTACACAAATTCTGCATACGCTACAGGAGcggagttctataaatcagaaacatggtttaactccacatgagctgcaaacagggaggccatttccaggtccacaaacaaggttaccgtttctcactgagtgtgaacaatctatgtctcatcgtgattattaaAGATTTCTCCAGtctttttacagctttctccaagcagatcccagcagaaccagagaccagggtcggaaccaccacctcggaagccgagtgggtcctcctgaaagtcatcaaaagaaagtggtcagagccaaggtggaccggtccattccaggtcacagagagaacctcacatgcggtgagggcaaaggagacacgtggtatcattggagccagtgtgcagcagcagaggcaccacagagatcgctgccagaggtccagcagaacctgagggacaacaccagcacactagaagacctttctcacccaattcaaggggcagaataatcccctagggtgagagagcgttcatttacacctaaaggttagtctacaccttaggtgcaccgtcagatcagtggtcccaccaataggggcagaataatcccctggtgggACCACtcagctccaggtcagtctacacctgtgattgaagaccaggacatcacacagaagaggcggatgtgatcgagctttcctctctttcactctctttcactggtggttgtagctgctctcccaccgaagaactgaactgaacactctgaacttttaaaaaaataataataaaaaaggtcCTTAAGTATCTTCCTTCAACACACGCCCAAAGCACAGCTTTAACTAGGAGAAGGCGTAGACATATCATAAAACGGAGCGCAAACTCCTTTGACTTAAGCAAAGACTCACCCACCTACATTGATGCAATAGGAGTACCTCGgggagtgccaaatgaatataaaatcgcGGATCAAATCTCGGTAGGTTTTGAAAATCTcccaataattgcagccttttttccggtgaccccaaataaaaatgtagaccgcatcaactacatccattacaatgttttacgtctagctcacttaacaagggatgcagtagaaggtctgtctgaacaattggcaccaacctccctcatggctgtgcaaaaccgaatggcattagatatgttgttagcagaaaaagtatgtgcaatgtttggtgatatgtgttgtattttcatacccaataataccgcccctgatggttccgtctcaaaagctttagaagacttaaaaacactttcaaccaccatgcatgagcactcaggaatagacaatccgttcgaagactggatgactggtatgtttggacactggaaagggttaattatgtaattgtttatatccattgctgtttttgtgactattatggtgacgtgtggatgttgttgtgtaccatgtataagatctttgattgtgcgctttattactgcaactattGAAGGCAAGGCAACCACACCCCCtcatatgatgcctttgttgGCTATCCCTGATGATGACGAGGAGCCTGAAGGGGTGCTTAGGCGTCTGGTATAGACGTTtactttttgtattcttttagtgaagtcttaacagacttcaaaagggggaattgtggaaatataaatgccttatcattagtagctaaagctaagatatatttgggatttgctgcttatagattgattattattaggagtttttagttatgcttttgatcgttagaaaaaaaaccttaacagtagcctcagtttttacacaatgagtgtttattattcaaggttaaaggttgcaggtgttttctgtctgtatcgtgagaagctggcagtatattagggaggcatggtactcctctcactgaagattcctgaagacgtgtgagaaacatttctttaattaaatgatgaaatgtatctctgtttctttgatactgttgctggggagacatccacagacagaatgattgtgtctgtgtac
This genomic window contains:
- the LOC124855344 gene encoding gap junction beta-4 protein-like isoform X1, which translates into the protein MNWSGLENLLSGVNKYSTAFGRIWLSMVFVFRVLVFVVAAQKVWGEESRDFVCNTRQPGCTNVCYDHIFPISHIRLWALQLIFVTCPSLMVMAHVKYREGKDRKYVEVNHGSHLYANPGKKRGGLWWTYLISLVFKAGFDTSFLYILYRIYHGYDLPKLSKCSLEPCPNTVDCFISRPTEKKIFMLFMVVSSAICILMCILEMIYLIGKRIFKVINIQNENQRLVVTDQHELTTIAPPRSQYCRVDPTIAESQLSLNKREKTREQQKTTVL
- the LOC124855344 gene encoding gap junction beta-4 protein-like isoform X2, with translation MLDYLESTRTERLKPGCTNVCYDHIFPISHIRLWALQLIFVTCPSLMVMAHVKYREGKDRKYVEVNHGSHLYANPGKKRGGLWWTYLISLVFKAGFDTSFLYILYRIYHGYDLPKLSKCSLEPCPNTVDCFISRPTEKKIFMLFMVVSSAICILMCILEMIYLIGKRIFKVINIQNENQRLVVTDQHELTTIAPPRSQYCRVDPTIAESQLSLNKREKTREQQKTTVL